GTCCCATCCACGGCGAGACGTGTTCTTCGAACAGAGCGCGCTGCGCACCGAACGGCGCTTCCAAGCGGCCGTCAGCCATTCCGGCCATGATCTCGCAGAGCACTGCGGCGTGATCCTCGGGCTCGGAATAGTTGGCCGCGCGCGCGATGCCGAGCCCCTCGAGATCGGCCCGCAACCGTGACAGCGGCCTTTCGTTGAGGAAACCGGTCAGATAGTAGGAGGCGTAGGGCAGCAACTCACCGCGGCCAAGACCGACGAACAGCTCGAAGTATTCGCGTTCGACTTGGCCTGCGATCGCGCGCGATGCGGCTTCCGCCAAGGCGGCGTGAGCCTGACCGAGGAGCGTCCCGTCTCCGCTCAAAGCTGCAAGGCGATCGAGCAGTCTCTTGGACGGCGCAGCCGCCAGCAAGGCCGCGAGAAGTGTGTATTCCTGCGCTCGAGCGACATCGATCGGATCGATGCTATCCTGCGATACCTTCCGCTCGCTGTAGAGATCAGGCCGCAGCTCGGTGCGGGGAACTCCGGTTGCCGCTTCCACCGCAACTACCCGTTGAGCGGGTATCATGCGCCAGCTCGAAACCGAAGGCTGGCTGATACCAATTTTGCGCGCAAGCTGGGCCACGCCGCCTGCGGCGTTAATGGCGCGATCAAGCCCAGCATCACGCACATGGACCTCCGTCGACCGAGACCCGAATGGACGATTTATTGCTTTCGTAACAAAGCGCTAGGAAAACGTAGACCTGGTTCCGCAGACGGTCAATCGCGCGGCATAGTTTGGGGCTATAGCCTTTGGTCGAAACTAGCGAGGCAGCGCGCCGCCATGTGTGCGGCGCCGCACGGGCTCGCCTTCCATGTTCGGTTGCGATGCAACGGGCGTTGCGGTGTCCGAGACGACTGCTTGATCCGGTCGCTCTGTAAGCACA
The DNA window shown above is from Bradyrhizobium sp. CB1650 and carries:
- a CDS encoding molecular chaperone TorD family protein; its protein translation is MRDAGLDRAINAAGGVAQLARKIGISQPSVSSWRMIPAQRVVAVEAATGVPRTELRPDLYSERKVSQDSIDPIDVARAQEYTLLAALLAAAPSKRLLDRLAALSGDGTLLGQAHAALAEAASRAIAGQVEREYFELFVGLGRGELLPYASYYLTGFLNERPLSRLRADLEGLGIARAANYSEPEDHAAVLCEIMAGMADGRLEAPFGAQRALFEEHVSPWMGRLFADMERAASANFYRAVGTLGRLFIEIERQAFTFAH